In the Burkholderia multivorans ATCC BAA-247 genome, AAGATCGCGCGCTGTTCGAGCGTCTCGGGATTCGTGCGAGCGAGGCCGATGCGATGTCGGCCGACGCGTAAGCGCGCCGCGCACCGCGGGTTCGCCCGCCCGATGAAAAAGCCGGGATGCGTCCCGGCTTTTTCGTTGCCGTACGGTTCGCATACCTGCACGGCACGGCGGCACTCACGCGCCGCCGCCGATCGTCCTCGGCTCCATGAAGGTGTGCCGGAAATAATCGCGCACCGCATGCATCGCGGGGCTCAGCTCGATGTTCTTGCGCCATGCGAGGCCGACGCTCATCGGCGGTACCGGGTCGCGCAGCAGGATCGTCTCGATGCGCCGCCCTTCCAGCGACCACGGCCGATATACCATGTCGGACAGCACGGCGACGCCGGTGCCGTTCGCGACCATGCTGCGCACGGCCTCGACCGACGACGTGCGCAGGATCACATTCGGCCGATACGGTGTCTCGTTCCAGTAGCGCATCGCCGTCTGCCCGGCCTCGTCGACCGTCAGCATCACGAACGGTTCGCGCGCAACCTCGGCGAACGTGACGCTCTCGCGCCTGAGCAGCGGATGGTGCGCGCCGACCCACAGCCGGCGCACCGAATGGATCACCGGCTCGAGTACGAGCTCGGGGTTCGACACGTTCGAGGTGAGCAGCACGGCCATGTCGTAGCGGCCCGCGATCAGCCCTTCCTCGATCGACTCGCGGTTCAGCTCGTGCAGATGGATCGTCAACCGCGGATAGAGCGTGTTCAGGCGCAGCACGTGATGCGGGAGGAAGTAGCCGAGCACCGTGTAGCTCGCGGCGATCGCGAGCGTGCCCGTCAGCGTGCTCTCGAGGTTCGGGATCCGCATCGCCTCGTCGACCGACGAGAGGATCGCGTACGCGTGATTCAGGAAGCGCCGCCCCGTATCGGTCAGCGTGACGCCTGCCGACGTGCGCAGGAACAGCTGCGTGCCGAGGCTGTCCTCCAGTTCCTTGATGGCGCTCGTCACCGCGGACTGCGAGATCGTCAGCTGGATCGCGGCCTGCGAGATCTGACCGAGCTCGGCGGTCGCGACGAAGTACTTGAGCTGTCTGAGGGTCAGGGCCATGGTCGACGGAAAACTGATGGAGCGCGATAAACATCATATCAACCGTGCCGCGACGCAGAAGCGGGCCCCGTGAAAACCCTGCCGCGCCCGCTGCGGCGGCCCTCACGGCGCATTTTCGGCGATATCGAAAAAATCGATACACCGGCATATAAAAATAGAACTATTTTGACTCGCTGCGCGCGGCTAACCTCGGGTCACACGGTTTCGACAGGCGTACCGACGCCGGCGAACCGGAGAACCTGGAGGAACACACCGTATGAGGAAGCACAGCGTCGACCTGAATTCCGACATGGGCGAAGGCTTCGGCCCGTGGACGATCGGCGACGGCGTCGACGAGCAGATCATGCCGCTGATCAGCTCGGCGAACATCGCCACCGGCTTTCATGCCGGCGACCCGAACATCATGGCGCGCACGGTGCAGCTCGCGCGCGACGCCGGCGTCGGCATCGGCGCGCACCCCGGCTTTCGCGACCTGGTCGGCTTCGGTCGCCGCACGATCGCCGAATCGCCGCAGGCGCTCGTCAACGACATCGTGTATCAGCTCGGCGCGCTGCGCGAGTTCGCGCGGCTGAACGGCGTGAGCCTGCAGCACGTGAAGCCGCACGGTGCGCTGTACATGCACGCGGCCGCCAGCGAGACGTTCTCGCGGCTGCTGATCGAAACGCTGCAGCGCATCGATCCGGGCCTGTTGCTGTACTGCATGGAAGCGTCGGCCACGTACCGCGTCGCCGCCGAATACGGCCAGCCGGTGGTGCGCGAGTTCTATGCGGACCGCGACTACGACCGCAGCGGCTCGATCGTCTTTACGCGCCGCGTCGGCCGGCTCGATGCGCGCCAGGTCGCCGACAAGGTGCTGCGCGCCTGCGTCGACGGCAAGGTGCGCACGGTCGATGGCGACGACATCGACATCGATTTCGATTCGGTCTGCATCCACAGCGATACGCCAGGCGCACTCGCGCTCGTGCGCGAGACGCGCGACGCGCTGACCCGCGAAGGCATCCGCACCGCCGGCCCGCGGCCGCTTGCCGCCCAACACTGATTCAAGGAGACACAGAGATGGCATTGCACGACATCGTCAGCCCGCTGCCGGGCACCTTCTACCGGCGCCCGTCGCCCGATGCGGACTACTACGTCGCGCTCGATGCGACGGTGGCCGCCGGCGCGGTCGTCGGCCTCGTCGAAGTGATGAAGCAGTTCACCGAGATCGAGTCCGAGGTGCCGGGGCGCGTCGTCGAGCTGCTCGTCGAAGACGGCGAGCCCGTCGACGCGGGGCAGGTGCTGATGCGGATCGAGGGGTGACGCGATGAATCGGGCAATTTCCTGCGACGCGTTCTATCGCCCGTCGCGCATCCGCACCGTGCTGGTCGCGAACCGCGGCGAAATCGCGGTGCGCGTGATTCGCGCCGCGCACGAGCTCGGGATGCGCGCGGTCGCCGTGGTCAGCGATGCGGACCGCGACAGCCTCGCCGCGCGCATGGCCGACGAAGCGATCCACATCGGCTCCTCGCACGCGGCGAAGAGCTACCTGAATCCGGCCGCGATCCTCGACGCCGCACGGCAATGCGGCGCGGATGCGATCCATCCGGGCTACGGCTTCCTCTCCGAGAACGCCGCATTCGCCGCGCAGGTCGAAGCGGCCGGCCTCGTCTTCGTCGGCCCGGACGCGCAGGTGATCGCGACGATGGGCGACAAGGCGCGTGCACGCGACACCGCGCGGCGCGCGAACGTGCCGACGGTGCCCGGCAGCGACGGCGTCGTGCAGTCGCTCGACGCCGCGCGCGAGGTGGCCGCGCGCATCGGCTATCCGGTCATGATCAAGGCGGCCGCCGGCGGCGGCGGGCGCGGCATTCGCGTCGCGCACGATGCGGCGCAACTCGAGGCCGAGCTGCCGCTCGCGCAGCGCGAGGCGCAGGCCGCGTTCGGCGACGGCGGCGTCTATCTGGAGCGCTTCATTGCGCGCGCGCGGCACATCGAAGTGCAGGTGCTCGGCGACGGGCGCGACGTCGTCCATCTGTTCGAACGCGAATGCTCGTTGCAGCGCCGCCGCCAGAAGATTCTCGAGGAAGCGCCGTCGCCCTCGCTGACGCCGGCGCTGCGCGCCGAGCTGTGCGCATCGGCGACGCGTCTCGCGCGCGAAGTCGGCTATCGCAGTGCGGGCACGCTCGAATACCTGTTCGACGACACGCGCGGCGAGTTCTACTTCATCGAGATGAACACGCGCATCCAGGTCGAGCATCCGGTGACCGAAGCGATCACCGGCATCGACCTCGTACGCGAAACGCTGCGCATCGCCGACGGCGAACCGCTGCGTTTCGCGCAGCAGGACATCGCGATGCGCGGCGCGGCGCTCGAATGCCGGATCAATGCGGAAGACCCGCTGCAGGACTTCCGCCCGAATCCCGGCCGAATCGATGCGCTCGTGTGGCCGACCGGCCCTGGCGTGCGTGTCGACTCGCTGCTCTATCCGGGCTGCGTCGTGCCGCCGTTCTACGACTCGCTGCTCGCAAAGCTGATCGTGCACGACGAGAGCCGGGCAGCGGCGCTGCAGCGTCTGTCGCGCGCGCTCGGCGAACTGCAGGTCGGCGGCATGAAGACCACCGCGCCGCTGCACGCCGCGCTGCTCGCAGACGCCGACGTCCGCGCCGGCCGCTATCACACGAATTTCCTCGAGGCGTGGATGCCGCGATGGCGTGCGGCGCTCGACGCGGCGGCCGCCGCCGCGAGCCGGTCCGAATCCGAATCCGCAAACCTCAACGTAAACGCAGACGCGACACGCGTCGGGGAGGCGCTGTGACGACCCGCTATACGTTCGGCGGCGATGAGTTCGTGTTCGTCGAGATCAGCGAAGCGATGTCGCTCGACGCCTTCTTCAAGGGCACCGCGATCACGCGCGAGCTGCAGCGCCGCGCGGTGCCCGGCATCACCGAGATCTGCCCGGCCAACGCGTCCTACCAGGTGCGCTACGACCCGGACACGATCGCGCCCGACGCGCTCGTCGCGCTGCTGAAGTCGATCGAAGCCGACGTCGGCGAAGCGTCGCTCGACCTCGACACGCGCATCGTCGAGGTGCCGGTGCTCTACAACGATCCGTGGACGCACGAGACGATGATGCGGTTCCGCGAGCGTCATCAGGATCCGTCGTCGACCGATCTCGAATACGCGGCGCGCATCAACGGCAAGCGCGACGTCGACGAATTCATCGCCGCGCACTCGGGCGCGCCGTGGTTCGTGTCGATGGTCGGCTTCGTCGCGGGCCTGCCGTTCATGTACCAGATGGTCGAACGCGAACGCCAGCTCGAAGTGCCGAAATACCTGCGGCCGCGCACCGACACGCCGAAGCTGACGGTCGGCCATGGCGGCTGCTTCGGCTGCATCTACTCGGTGCGCGGCGCGGGCGGCTACCAGATGTTCGGCGTGACGCCGGCGCCGATCTTCGACCCCGAACAGCGGCTCGACTATCTGCGCGACTTCATGGTGTTCTTCCGCCCCGGCGACATCGTGAAGTTCCAGCCGATCGATCGCGCCGCGTACGACGCGGCCGTCGCGGCCGTCGAAGCGGGCACGTTCTCGCTGCGCGTGCGCCCCGTGAAATTCTCGCTCGACGCATTCCGGCGCGATCCCGATGCATACAACCGTTCTCTCGTCGAGGTGCTGCATGCAAGCTGACGCGCACAAGCTGATCGAGGTCGTGAAGCCCGGCCTCGCGACCTCGGTCCAGGATATGGGCCGGCAAGGCTACTACCACGTCGGCATTCCGCCGTCGGGCTCGCTCGACCAGTACGCATCGCGCGCGGCGAACCTGCTGGTCGGCAATCCCGAGCAGGCGGCCGTGCTCGAATGCACGCTGCTCGGCCCGGAGCTGCTGTTCCACACCGACGCGCTGATCGCCGTGACCGGCGCGGAAATGACGCCGAAAATCGACGGCGTCGGCCAGCGCTGCAACGTGGCGCTGCGCATCCGCGCGGGCAGCGTGCTGTCGTTCAACTACGTGAAGGGTGGCGCGCGTGCGTATCTCGCCGTCGCGGGCGGCATCGACGTGCCGGTCGTGCTCGGCAGCCGCTCGACGTATGCGCTCGGCGCGATCGGCGGCCACGCGGGCCGGCGTCTGCAGAAAGGCGACCGGCTGCCGGTCGGCGCAGCGCGCGAGCCGGGCCGCGAAGGCCGCGAGCTGCCGTCCGCCGTGTGCCGGCCGCTCGACAGCCAGGTCGAGCTGCGCGTGCTGACCGGCCTCTACCACTACCGTCTCAGCGACGAATCGGCGCATACGTTCTTCGACGACGAATGGACCGTCGCGCCCGAGGCGGACCGCATCGGCTATCGCTACAAGAACGGCCGCCCGCTGCAGTTCCGGCCGCGCGAGCAGCCGTTCGGCGCGGGCGCCGATCCGTCGAACATCGTCGACGCGTGCTATCCGATCGGCTCGATCCAGGTGCCGGCAGGGCTCGAGCCGATCATCCTGCATCGCGACGCGGTGTCTGGTGGCGGCTACGCGACGATCGGCACCGTGATCAGCGCCGACATGGACCTGATCGGCCAGATGCAGCCCAACCATCGCGCGCGCTTCGTGCGCGTGACGATGGCCGACGCGCTCGCCGCGCGCCGCGAGTACCAGCGACGCCTCGCGCTGCTGCGCGCCATGCTGCAGGACTGAACGCAGGACGCCCGGCCGCCGTACCGGGCCCCGCGCCGCGGCACGGCCGCCTGCGCGGTTCATTTTCCGACTACGTATTCCGTTTCCCGCCCGCGCGACCGCGCGGCGCGCGGCGGGGACGCTTGCGCGTCGTTTCTGCCGGACCGGTTGCCCGCCCGACGTCGGGGCAACCCTGCGGAGCGCATGCACCGCAGCCGCGACGTCGTTCGCCGTTTCGCTCACCAAGGAGCACGCTCATGGCCAACCTGGCTCAGGCCCGCACCGACGAGGATCTCGACCTGTCGACGCTCGCCATTCCCGATCACGCGCGCATGCCGCCCTTCTCGCTGACGATGGCGTGGTGGGCCGTGTGCAGCGCGGTGTTCTACATCGTCGTCGGCGCGACGCTCGCGCTTACCTACGGCGCGCGCAACGCGCTGATCGGCATGGCGCTGTCGGTGGTGTCGTACGGCGCCGTCAACACGATCATCAGCCGCTACGCGATCCGCACCGGGCTGTCGGTCGCACTATTCTCGCGTGTGCTGTTCGGCAGCGCCGGCGCTGCGCTCGCGACGCTGATCTTCTTCGCGACGGCCATCTACTACGCGGTGTTCGAAGGCTCGGTGATCGCGATTGCCGCGCATCACCTGTTTCCGGCGCTCGACTACAAATGGGCCGCGCTGCTCGTCGTCGGCTACAGCGTGCCGCTCGTGTTCGGCAGCGTGCAGCACTGGCTCGACAAGTTCAACGGCGTGTTGCTGCCGTTCTACCTGCTCGGGCTGCTCGCGGCGGTCGGGCTCGCGACGGCCGAATACGGCTATCACGCCGCGTGGCTCGACATCGGCCCGGCCGGCGGCGCGCCGGCCGGCGGATGGTGGCATTGCTTCGTCTACTACATGGGCGTCTGGGTGCTGATGATGTTCACGTTCGACTACGCGCGCTTCGGCCGCAGGCAGGACGCGCGCTATCACGGCCGCTTCAACTTCGGGATGCCGTTCTACCTCGTCACGTTCCTGCTGAACGGTGCGGCCGGCATTTATCTGGTCGGCACGATTCCGGGACTCGGTATGCTATCCGAAGTGTCGGTCGTGCTCGCGCTGCTGAAGCTGATGGGGTTGTGGGGCCTGCTGTTCGTCTGGGTCACGCAGTCGCGCATCAACACCGCGAACTACTACCTCGCGACGGTCAACATGCAGGCGTTCTTCCAGAAGGTGGCCGGCCTGCGTGCGC is a window encoding:
- a CDS encoding 5-oxoprolinase subunit PxpA, which gives rise to MRKHSVDLNSDMGEGFGPWTIGDGVDEQIMPLISSANIATGFHAGDPNIMARTVQLARDAGVGIGAHPGFRDLVGFGRRTIAESPQALVNDIVYQLGALREFARLNGVSLQHVKPHGALYMHAAASETFSRLLIETLQRIDPGLLLYCMEASATYRVAAEYGQPVVREFYADRDYDRSGSIVFTRRVGRLDARQVADKVLRACVDGKVRTVDGDDIDIDFDSVCIHSDTPGALALVRETRDALTREGIRTAGPRPLAAQH
- a CDS encoding biotin-dependent carboxyltransferase family protein, which produces MQADAHKLIEVVKPGLATSVQDMGRQGYYHVGIPPSGSLDQYASRAANLLVGNPEQAAVLECTLLGPELLFHTDALIAVTGAEMTPKIDGVGQRCNVALRIRAGSVLSFNYVKGGARAYLAVAGGIDVPVVLGSRSTYALGAIGGHAGRRLQKGDRLPVGAAREPGREGRELPSAVCRPLDSQVELRVLTGLYHYRLSDESAHTFFDDEWTVAPEADRIGYRYKNGRPLQFRPREQPFGAGADPSNIVDACYPIGSIQVPAGLEPIILHRDAVSGGGYATIGTVISADMDLIGQMQPNHRARFVRVTMADALAARREYQRRLALLRAMLQD
- a CDS encoding acetyl-CoA carboxylase; this encodes MALHDIVSPLPGTFYRRPSPDADYYVALDATVAAGAVVGLVEVMKQFTEIESEVPGRVVELLVEDGEPVDAGQVLMRIEG
- a CDS encoding LysR family transcriptional regulator translates to MALTLRQLKYFVATAELGQISQAAIQLTISQSAVTSAIKELEDSLGTQLFLRTSAGVTLTDTGRRFLNHAYAILSSVDEAMRIPNLESTLTGTLAIAASYTVLGYFLPHHVLRLNTLYPRLTIHLHELNRESIEEGLIAGRYDMAVLLTSNVSNPELVLEPVIHSVRRLWVGAHHPLLRRESVTFAEVAREPFVMLTVDEAGQTAMRYWNETPYRPNVILRTSSVEAVRSMVANGTGVAVLSDMVYRPWSLEGRRIETILLRDPVPPMSVGLAWRKNIELSPAMHAVRDYFRHTFMEPRTIGGGA
- a CDS encoding acetyl-CoA carboxylase biotin carboxylase subunit translates to MNRAISCDAFYRPSRIRTVLVANRGEIAVRVIRAAHELGMRAVAVVSDADRDSLAARMADEAIHIGSSHAAKSYLNPAAILDAARQCGADAIHPGYGFLSENAAFAAQVEAAGLVFVGPDAQVIATMGDKARARDTARRANVPTVPGSDGVVQSLDAAREVAARIGYPVMIKAAAGGGGRGIRVAHDAAQLEAELPLAQREAQAAFGDGGVYLERFIARARHIEVQVLGDGRDVVHLFERECSLQRRRQKILEEAPSPSLTPALRAELCASATRLAREVGYRSAGTLEYLFDDTRGEFYFIEMNTRIQVEHPVTEAITGIDLVRETLRIADGEPLRFAQQDIAMRGAALECRINAEDPLQDFRPNPGRIDALVWPTGPGVRVDSLLYPGCVVPPFYDSLLAKLIVHDESRAAALQRLSRALGELQVGGMKTTAPLHAALLADADVRAGRYHTNFLEAWMPRWRAALDAAAAAASRSESESANLNVNADATRVGEAL
- a CDS encoding 5-oxoprolinase subunit B family protein; protein product: MTTRYTFGGDEFVFVEISEAMSLDAFFKGTAITRELQRRAVPGITEICPANASYQVRYDPDTIAPDALVALLKSIEADVGEASLDLDTRIVEVPVLYNDPWTHETMMRFRERHQDPSSTDLEYAARINGKRDVDEFIAAHSGAPWFVSMVGFVAGLPFMYQMVERERQLEVPKYLRPRTDTPKLTVGHGGCFGCIYSVRGAGGYQMFGVTPAPIFDPEQRLDYLRDFMVFFRPGDIVKFQPIDRAAYDAAVAAVEAGTFSLRVRPVKFSLDAFRRDPDAYNRSLVEVLHAS
- a CDS encoding purine-cytosine permease family protein; amino-acid sequence: MANLAQARTDEDLDLSTLAIPDHARMPPFSLTMAWWAVCSAVFYIVVGATLALTYGARNALIGMALSVVSYGAVNTIISRYAIRTGLSVALFSRVLFGSAGAALATLIFFATAIYYAVFEGSVIAIAAHHLFPALDYKWAALLVVGYSVPLVFGSVQHWLDKFNGVLLPFYLLGLLAAVGLATAEYGYHAAWLDIGPAGGAPAGGWWHCFVYYMGVWVLMMFTFDYARFGRRQDARYHGRFNFGMPFYLVTFLLNGAAGIYLVGTIPGLGMLSEVSVVLALLKLMGLWGLLFVWVTQSRINTANYYLATVNMQAFFQKVAGLRAPKFVWALVVGAVVYALMMADVFSRILQALAYQGIFVVAWVGVALAHILSARYGELVGDDVECRDAHVPTFNPGGLAAWFAGAFAGLALNHASGFAASLSAPATFAVSWLVYRALLASAKRTWFVRNT